The genomic segment GCTCCGAGCTGGGCCTGGCCCTTCTTCAGGATGACGATCTCGGGATCCGTGTCAGCTCCTCGTACTCGGTGGGACGCACAGATTAGTCGGGAATTCTTGCATCGGGGGGTAAGCTCGAAACGATGAGGATCCTGTTCAAGCTGGTGGTTGTGGCGGCCATGGCGCCGATTCTGTATCTGCTGTGGACGGCCGGAGGAATATGGCAGACGTCCAGGCAGGACCAGCGTCCCCCCTCGGACGCCATTGTGGTGCTGGGGGCGGCCCAGTACGACGGCGACCCCTCTCCGGTCTTCAAGGCCCGCCTGGACCACGCACGCCAGCTGTACGAGGGGGGCGTCGCTCCGCTCATCGTCGTGCTCGGCGGCAAGCAGGAGGGGGACCGATTCACCGAGGGGCAGGCCGGCACGGCCTACCTGGAGCAGACCCTTCCGGTGGACCGGGTAACCGGGATCAAGGCGGGCGAGGACACGCTGGACAGCCTGCAGAAGTTCACCGGCCTCGCCGAGGAGCGCCAGATCCACAAGATCGTTCTCGTCAGCGACCCTCTGCACCTCGGACGGGCCAGGGAGATGGCCGAGGACCTGGGGTTCGACGCCGCGGTGTCGGCTTCAGAGATTCCCGAGAGTGACGAGACCAAGCGCGACGGCCTGATCCGGGAGACGCTCAACCTGACCTTCTACCGGATCTTCTCGGTCTCCTAAACGAAAGACAGCACCTTGACGATGGCGGCAGGCTCGCCGAGGGCCGGCGAGGGGTTAGCCGACCACATCGGAAACGGGTGCC from the Actinomycetota bacterium genome contains:
- a CDS encoding YdcF family protein yields the protein MRILFKLVVVAAMAPILYLLWTAGGIWQTSRQDQRPPSDAIVVLGAAQYDGDPSPVFKARLDHARQLYEGGVAPLIVVLGGKQEGDRFTEGQAGTAYLEQTLPVDRVTGIKAGEDTLDSLQKFTGLAEERQIHKIVLVSDPLHLGRAREMAEDLGFDAAVSASEIPESDETKRDGLIRETLNLTFYRIFSVS